In the genome of Limnobaculum zhutongyuii, one region contains:
- a CDS encoding nucleotidyl transferase AbiEii/AbiGii toxin family protein has product MTKITPADIDDYSVKHGIHRHSVLELFAFEAFARRAAQVNQPFMLKGSLITRQYLGPQELESSQRQVADLDWVYIVPVDTNNVNHIRVTLDNWMLAVTETHIDDGVRFRSFSENRFWRMIDYAMDDDFPTVNTDLLVWIGGEEFEFSLDVSLNLKIDPPPVPLLYKPVSGEPFHLSYTVPLSLQIAWKLHQTIVRPRFKDLLDLIWLLRNNQIDIAAVWRALWDECQHDKADINLLKLLLDVDDPKAPGLSRHPLYTRKIKGYRGALINPDSLDEAWQSWRHSSVGGYRNNLASAQTTVHHVDLLPDNVYDVLKDIAHELHQSGLASLIAAIGVPRVDKSWRNICSRIFKNNTTSS; this is encoded by the coding sequence ATGACTAAGATTACTCCGGCAGATATTGATGATTATTCAGTAAAACATGGTATCCATCGCCATAGCGTTCTTGAACTTTTTGCTTTTGAAGCTTTTGCTCGTCGGGCTGCTCAAGTTAATCAACCATTCATGCTCAAAGGCAGCTTGATAACCCGGCAATATCTGGGACCGCAGGAACTGGAATCATCCCAACGGCAGGTTGCCGATCTGGACTGGGTGTATATAGTTCCTGTAGATACGAATAATGTTAACCACATTAGAGTAACACTGGATAACTGGATGCTGGCTGTAACAGAAACTCATATTGATGATGGCGTTCGATTTCGTAGCTTCTCTGAAAACAGATTTTGGCGCATGATCGATTATGCAATGGATGATGATTTTCCCACAGTAAACACCGACTTATTAGTGTGGATTGGTGGTGAAGAATTTGAGTTTTCTCTTGATGTTAGCCTGAATTTGAAAATCGATCCTCCCCCGGTGCCTTTGCTATATAAACCAGTTTCAGGTGAACCTTTTCACTTATCTTATACCGTGCCGTTATCCCTTCAAATCGCATGGAAACTGCACCAAACTATTGTTCGTCCACGTTTTAAAGATTTACTCGACCTGATTTGGCTACTGAGAAACAATCAAATTGATATTGCCGCAGTTTGGCGTGCATTATGGGATGAATGCCAACATGATAAGGCTGATATTAATCTGCTAAAGCTTTTACTTGATGTCGACGATCCTAAAGCCCCGGGATTAAGCCGTCACCCACTGTACACAAGAAAAATAAAAGGCTATCGCGGAGCACTTATTAATCCCGATTCATTGGATGAAGCATGGCAATCTTGGCGGCATTCCAGTGTCGGGGGTTACAGAAATAATTTAGCCAGTGCACAGACAACGGTTCATCACGTTGATCTTCTACCGGATAATGTTTATGACGTTTTGAAAGACATAGCCCATGAGTTACACCAATCAGGCCTGGCGTCACTGATTGCAGCAATTGGAGTACCGCGTGTTGATAAATCCTGGAGAAACATCTGCAGCAGAATATTTAAGAATAATACTACATCATCTTAG
- a CDS encoding class-II fumarase/aspartase family protein, protein MASVGMFDSCITGHWFNQKAKDIWSDSSTIQSWLDVEAALALAQAELGMIPKAAADIIAKKADVNLLDADKISAGIKETMHPFVPVLRQYEAVCGPEAASYIHWGATTQNVFDTGAVLQLRKTHNIIISDLDNVLAAMAKLAAETKNIPQAGRTHGQHALPITFGFKVAGWRAEIRRHKSRLIHAAEDAFVVSMGGAVGTFSAMGGNGRNVQNKMAELLNLRSASIPIRACCDSLTAYINVFGLLAATVEKISQEVIFLQRTEIAEIEESFHHGKVGSSTMSQKRNPQHAQNLVGVSQLLRSRIMLGNQSMIRMNEGDAAESNILDVSLPEVSIFAVSLVDGLNKLITGLNVYSDNMKRNLDLSGGLILSEAVMMQLAECIGRPAAHHILYEAAMNSIEKKLTFAESIHEELKKANVPDTLDIDRILDPTHYLGESIECVDDELKK, encoded by the coding sequence ATGGCTAGCGTAGGAATGTTTGATTCATGTATTACTGGACATTGGTTCAATCAAAAAGCGAAAGATATCTGGTCTGATTCAAGCACAATACAAAGTTGGCTCGACGTAGAAGCGGCATTAGCATTAGCCCAGGCTGAGTTAGGAATGATTCCAAAAGCAGCTGCAGACATAATTGCAAAAAAGGCTGACGTTAATTTATTAGATGCAGATAAAATCTCTGCAGGTATTAAAGAAACCATGCATCCTTTTGTTCCTGTATTACGCCAATATGAAGCCGTTTGTGGTCCTGAGGCAGCGTCATATATTCATTGGGGCGCAACAACTCAAAATGTTTTCGATACCGGCGCGGTATTACAATTAAGAAAGACTCATAACATTATTATTTCAGATCTCGATAATGTTCTGGCTGCGATGGCAAAGCTGGCTGCTGAAACAAAAAATATCCCTCAGGCTGGCAGAACCCACGGTCAACATGCATTACCTATTACCTTTGGTTTTAAAGTGGCTGGCTGGCGAGCTGAAATCCGTCGTCATAAGTCACGTTTAATACATGCCGCTGAAGACGCATTCGTTGTCAGCATGGGGGGAGCCGTTGGTACATTCTCTGCAATGGGTGGAAATGGCCGAAATGTACAAAATAAAATGGCAGAATTACTTAACCTTAGATCCGCATCTATTCCAATCAGAGCATGTTGTGATTCATTAACCGCCTACATCAACGTTTTTGGTTTACTGGCCGCGACGGTAGAAAAAATCAGCCAGGAAGTCATATTTTTACAACGAACTGAAATTGCTGAAATTGAAGAGAGTTTCCATCATGGCAAAGTAGGCAGTTCTACTATGTCACAAAAGAGAAACCCTCAACATGCCCAAAATTTGGTTGGCGTATCACAACTACTACGCTCAAGAATAATGTTAGGTAATCAGTCGATGATAAGGATGAACGAAGGTGATGCTGCAGAAAGTAATATTCTTGATGTGTCGTTGCCAGAAGTCTCTATTTTTGCTGTATCTCTTGTTGATGGGTTGAATAAGTTAATCACCGGTTTGAATGTCTACTCTGACAATATGAAAAGGAATCTGGATTTATCGGGTGGCTTAATTCTTTCTGAAGCGGTGATGATGCAACTAGCCGAATGTATTGGACGCCCTGCCGCACATCATATTCTGTATGAAGCGGCCATGAATTCTATTGAGAAAAAACTCACCTTTGCAGAGTCAATTCATGAGGAACTGAAGAAAGCGAATGTTCCGGATACGTTAGATATTGATAGGATATTAGATCCTACCCATTACCTTGGTGAATCAATCGAGTGTGTCGATGATGAGTTAAAAAAATGA
- the dcuC gene encoding C4-dicarboxylate transporter DcuC: MTESTDMKKIKKSLFIWIISIPTILAFMYFCFGQKAFILSVSFTIIVLIGMGIMRKIYAQALVLVGGCILLLIAAFIFPEAAITSTSSGSKVIDVFVEIKSIFSKNIASLGLIIMVIAGFSRYMNDIGASGKLVEICVKPLGKLKSRYMLLGVCYIVMQLLALFISSPSGLALLMMSTLYPILRSIGCSKASVAAVIASGVCIDYGPSATGSILISEITDYDLFSFFIEKQVPVVWILFIFIGVMHMFVQAYWDKKEAVTSEDDSLLAHQQTPSEEKVPYLFALLPIVPMILLFIFSSLVEEWLPESIRFKMDVITAMFISFFIAFICDFIRTLNIKSAAGKIAGLFDQMGQSFIMIVSILLCAQVLAQGMIKIGFIDTLFSFIPSGTHTHILVVLSFSILVFFSSIVLGTGSTFNAFAPLAAEVAKGAGVSVYKVLIPMHFSGSLGRSFSPIAGVTIAVAGLVGLTPFDIIKRNALQLGSAYILMLILTHFLVV; encoded by the coding sequence ATGACTGAGTCTACTGATATGAAAAAAATCAAAAAATCCTTGTTTATATGGATAATCAGCATCCCCACTATTTTAGCTTTTATGTATTTTTGCTTCGGTCAAAAGGCATTTATTCTTTCCGTATCATTTACTATTATCGTATTGATTGGTATGGGAATAATGAGGAAGATATATGCACAAGCGCTGGTATTAGTTGGCGGATGTATACTTTTATTGATCGCTGCATTTATTTTTCCGGAAGCAGCAATAACGAGTACGAGCTCTGGTTCGAAAGTTATTGATGTATTTGTCGAAATAAAAAGTATTTTTAGTAAGAATATTGCCAGTCTGGGCCTGATTATTATGGTTATTGCTGGTTTCTCACGCTATATGAATGATATAGGTGCATCCGGGAAGCTGGTTGAGATCTGTGTGAAGCCGCTGGGGAAACTAAAATCAAGATATATGCTTCTCGGTGTGTGTTATATCGTCATGCAACTTTTGGCATTATTCATTTCAAGCCCGTCAGGTTTAGCTCTTTTGATGATGTCGACGTTATACCCTATCTTGCGTTCTATTGGGTGTAGTAAGGCGTCTGTAGCTGCTGTTATCGCATCAGGGGTTTGTATTGATTATGGTCCCTCTGCCACAGGCAGTATTTTGATATCCGAAATAACGGACTATGATTTATTTAGTTTTTTTATTGAAAAACAAGTGCCTGTTGTATGGATCCTCTTTATCTTCATCGGTGTTATGCATATGTTTGTCCAGGCCTACTGGGATAAAAAAGAAGCCGTAACATCAGAAGACGATAGTTTGTTAGCCCATCAGCAAACACCTTCGGAAGAAAAAGTGCCTTATCTGTTTGCTTTACTTCCAATTGTCCCGATGATTTTGCTATTTATATTTTCCAGTTTGGTTGAAGAATGGCTTCCGGAAAGTATCAGATTTAAAATGGATGTCATTACTGCAATGTTTATTTCATTTTTCATCGCTTTCATCTGTGACTTTATTCGTACGTTAAATATAAAAAGTGCAGCCGGTAAAATAGCGGGTCTTTTTGATCAAATGGGGCAATCTTTTATTATGATTGTTTCAATTTTACTTTGTGCTCAAGTTCTTGCTCAGGGAATGATAAAAATAGGATTCATCGATACCTTGTTTAGTTTTATTCCTTCCGGAACCCATACACATATTCTTGTTGTCCTTTCTTTTAGTATCTTAGTGTTTTTTAGCTCTATTGTACTCGGCACCGGTTCAACCTTTAATGCGTTTGCCCCATTAGCTGCCGAAGTTGCTAAAGGTGCGGGCGTATCTGTATACAAAGTTCTTATTCCGATGCATTTTTCTGGAAGTTTAGGACGGAGTTTTTCTCCCATAGCTGGGGTAACTATTGCTGTGGCAGGATTAGTTGGGTTGACACCATTCGATATTATTAAGAGAAATGCGCTACAACTTGGAAGTGCATATATTCTAATGCTAATACTTACTCATTTTTTGGTTGTATGA
- a CDS encoding LysR family transcriptional regulator: MVKKSSWSGGWATLRDLEIIKTVIEVRTATLAAELLGISQPAISRTLSLIESRSGCVLFKREKGKLIPNSDALSLYEEIVKISDSFERLTNFEWNKEEKKSLNIISTPTIAYCFLIPLTAEYIKENPDVNIKIDIVTASKLLSNLNEGRADIALGDSSLNTASFNVSAFPLRRTRIVCAMNRLNELASKDVITPEDLNQKRMVVFTKRNISRTKLDRVLDKSGVSYNVIAEVSDAYSALDFVRANTGVCLMPYFPVSTLNDPQIIFKDFMPEVLNDSSFFTVSNLNSPHIQRYLEYIHQKQPAPDRNSEPL; encoded by the coding sequence ATGGTGAAGAAATCCTCTTGGTCTGGTGGTTGGGCTACATTAAGAGATTTAGAAATAATAAAAACAGTCATTGAAGTTAGAACCGCGACCTTAGCAGCAGAACTTCTGGGGATTTCTCAACCAGCCATAAGCCGAACATTAAGTCTCATTGAATCAAGATCCGGATGTGTTCTGTTTAAAAGGGAGAAAGGTAAGTTAATCCCAAATTCAGATGCATTATCACTCTATGAAGAGATCGTTAAAATTTCAGACTCTTTTGAGAGGTTAACAAATTTTGAGTGGAATAAAGAAGAAAAGAAATCGCTGAATATCATCTCTACCCCAACAATTGCCTATTGCTTCCTCATTCCTTTAACTGCTGAATATATAAAAGAAAATCCAGATGTAAATATCAAAATTGATATTGTTACCGCATCAAAATTATTAAGTAATTTAAATGAAGGCAGAGCAGACATTGCGCTTGGTGATTCGTCTCTTAATACGGCGAGTTTCAACGTTAGTGCTTTCCCTTTAAGGAGAACAAGAATTGTCTGTGCGATGAATCGATTGAATGAATTGGCAAGTAAAGATGTTATTACTCCAGAAGATCTTAATCAAAAGAGAATGGTCGTTTTCACTAAAAGAAATATCTCAAGAACCAAACTTGATCGAGTATTAGATAAATCAGGTGTGTCATATAACGTTATTGCTGAAGTTTCTGATGCATACTCAGCGTTAGACTTTGTCAGGGCTAATACCGGTGTTTGTTTAATGCCATATTTTCCTGTATCAACGCTTAACGACCCCCAAATTATCTTCAAAGACTTTATGCCCGAAGTATTAAATGATTCGTCATTTTTTACCGTTTCAAATTTAAACTCACCACACATACAGCGCTATCTTGAATATATTCATCAAAAACAACCGGCGCCCGATAGAAACTCTGAACCACTTTAA
- a CDS encoding YicC/YloC family endoribonuclease, whose product MIRSMTAYARHETKGEWGSATWELRSVNQRYLETYIRLPEQFRSLEPVIRERLRTRLTRGKIECNLRFEIDPSAQTEMMLNKELAQQLVQAANWVKMQSDEGEINPVDILRWPGVMSAKSQDLDAISTELMESLEIAINEFIDAREREGASLKTLIEQRLEGVSVEVVKVRARMPEVLVWQRERLLSKLEEAQVQLDNNRLEQELVMLAQRTDVAEELDRLDAHVKETYTILKKPEAVGRRLDFMMQEFNRESNTLASKSINSEVTASAIELKVLIEQMREQIQNIE is encoded by the coding sequence ATGATCCGCAGTATGACCGCTTATGCACGCCATGAAACCAAAGGGGAATGGGGTAGCGCAACCTGGGAACTCCGTTCCGTTAACCAGCGTTATTTAGAGACTTACATCCGTCTGCCGGAACAATTCCGCAGTCTGGAGCCGGTAATTCGTGAGCGCTTACGTACGCGTCTGACCCGTGGAAAAATCGAGTGTAACCTGCGGTTTGAAATTGATCCTTCCGCCCAAACCGAGATGATGCTGAATAAAGAGCTGGCACAACAGCTGGTTCAGGCCGCTAACTGGGTGAAGATGCAGAGCGATGAAGGTGAGATTAATCCGGTAGATATCCTGCGCTGGCCAGGCGTTATGTCGGCCAAAAGTCAGGATCTGGATGCGATCAGTACTGAACTGATGGAATCTCTGGAAATCGCCATTAATGAATTTATCGATGCCCGCGAGCGGGAAGGCGCTTCACTGAAGACCCTGATTGAACAGCGTCTGGAAGGGGTAAGTGTAGAAGTAGTGAAAGTCCGTGCCCGTATGCCTGAAGTTCTGGTTTGGCAGCGTGAAAGACTGCTCAGCAAACTGGAAGAAGCACAGGTACAGTTAGACAATAACCGTCTGGAGCAAGAGTTAGTGATGCTGGCACAGCGCACCGATGTGGCCGAAGAGCTGGACCGCCTTGATGCTCATGTGAAAGAAACTTATACCATTCTGAAAAAACCGGAAGCCGTTGGCCGCCGTTTAGACTTTATGATGCAGGAGTTTAACCGTGAGTCGAATACGCTGGCGTCTAAGTCGATTAATTCAGAAGTGACTGCATCGGCGATTGAGTTGAAGGTGTTGATTGAGCAGATGCGGGAACAGATTCAGAATATTGAGTAG
- the rph gene encoding ribonuclease PH, whose protein sequence is MRPEGRSAQQVRPITLTRNYTKHAEGAVLVEFGETKVLCTATIEEGVPRFLKGQGQGWITAEYGMLPRSTHTRNPREAAKGKQGGRTLEIQRLIARSLRAAVDLTQLGEFTITLDCDVLQADGGTRTASITGACVALADALNKLVADGKLKQNPMKCMVAAVSVGIVGGEAVCDLEYVEDSAAETDMNVVMTDDGRMIEVQGTAEGEPFTHEELLSLLALARQGIDTIIKAQKAVLGQ, encoded by the coding sequence ATGCGTCCAGAAGGTCGAAGTGCTCAACAAGTACGCCCTATCACCCTTACTCGCAACTACACAAAGCATGCAGAAGGCGCTGTTCTGGTAGAGTTTGGCGAAACCAAAGTATTATGTACTGCCACTATTGAAGAAGGCGTTCCGCGTTTTCTGAAAGGTCAGGGACAAGGTTGGATCACCGCAGAATACGGTATGTTGCCTCGTTCAACGCATACTCGTAACCCACGCGAAGCCGCAAAAGGTAAGCAGGGGGGCAGAACGCTGGAAATTCAACGCCTGATAGCTCGTTCACTGCGCGCAGCGGTGGATCTGACCCAACTGGGTGAGTTTACCATTACCTTAGACTGCGATGTGTTACAGGCTGATGGTGGTACCCGCACTGCTTCTATTACTGGTGCCTGCGTGGCGCTGGCAGATGCATTAAACAAGCTGGTTGCCGACGGTAAACTGAAGCAAAACCCGATGAAGTGCATGGTAGCAGCGGTATCCGTTGGGATTGTGGGCGGCGAAGCGGTGTGTGATTTGGAATACGTAGAAGACTCCGCAGCAGAAACTGATATGAATGTGGTGATGACTGACGATGGTCGCATGATTGAAGTGCAGGGCACCGCCGAGGGGGAACCCTTCACCCATGAAGAGCTATTGAGTCTGTTGGCGCTGGCGCGTCAGGGAATTGATACCATCATCAAGGCGCAAAAAGCAGTACTTGGACAATAA
- the pyrE gene encoding orotate phosphoribosyltransferase yields the protein MKPYQRQFIEFALNKQVLKFGEFHLKSGRISPYFFNAGLFNTGRDLALLGRFYAAALVDSGIEFDLLFGPAYKGIPIATTTAVALSEHHDRDVPYCFNRKEAKDHGEGGHLVGSPLAGRVMLVDDVITAGTAIRESMEVIRQHDATLSGVLISLDRQERGRGELSAIQEVKRDYQCEVITIITLDDLVEYLAEKPEMAEHLVAIKAYQNEYGV from the coding sequence ATGAAACCCTATCAGCGCCAGTTTATTGAGTTTGCGCTTAACAAGCAGGTATTAAAGTTTGGTGAATTCCACCTGAAATCAGGACGAATCAGCCCCTACTTTTTTAATGCGGGTCTCTTTAATACCGGTCGCGATCTGGCTTTGTTAGGACGTTTTTATGCGGCGGCACTGGTGGATTCTGGCATTGAGTTTGACCTGCTGTTTGGTCCGGCCTATAAGGGTATCCCTATTGCGACCACTACGGCGGTGGCGTTGTCTGAACACCACGATCGTGATGTGCCTTACTGCTTTAACCGCAAAGAAGCCAAAGATCACGGCGAAGGCGGTCACTTAGTAGGGAGCCCGCTGGCGGGGCGTGTAATGCTGGTGGATGATGTTATCACCGCCGGTACCGCTATTCGCGAGTCAATGGAAGTGATTCGTCAGCACGATGCTACGTTAAGCGGCGTATTGATCTCTCTGGACCGCCAGGAACGAGGACGTGGAGAACTGTCCGCCATTCAGGAAGTAAAACGCGACTACCAGTGTGAGGTGATCACTATCATCACTCTGGACGATCTGGTTGAATATCTGGCTGAAAAGCCGGAGATGGCAGAACATCTGGTGGCGATTAAGGCTTATCAGAATGAATATGGTGTTTGA
- the glpX gene encoding class II fructose-bisphosphatase: protein MKRELAIEFSRVTEAAALAGYRYLGRGDKNKADGAAVEAMRIVLNQVNIDGEIVIGEGEIDEAPMLYIGEKVGTGHGDAVDIAVDPIEGTRMTAMGQANALAVLAVAEKGAFLHAPDMYMEKLVVGPGAKDTIDLNLPLTENLKRIALKLNKPLPELTVITLAKPRHDKVIEEMQQLGVRVFAIPDGDVAASILTCMPDSEVDVMYGIGGAPEGVISAAVIRALDGDMQSRLLARHQVKGDSEENRRIGEQELARCKQMGIDAGKVLKLGEMARNDNIIFSATGITKGDLLNGIQRTGNMATTETLMIRGKSRTIRRIQSIHYLDRKDPALCDILL from the coding sequence ATGAAACGTGAACTTGCGATTGAGTTTTCTCGCGTCACCGAGGCTGCTGCACTGGCTGGTTACCGCTACTTAGGTCGCGGTGATAAAAACAAAGCGGATGGTGCGGCAGTTGAAGCCATGCGGATCGTGCTCAATCAGGTCAATATCGACGGCGAGATTGTCATCGGTGAAGGTGAGATCGATGAAGCACCCATGCTGTATATCGGTGAGAAAGTCGGTACTGGCCATGGCGATGCCGTTGATATCGCGGTAGACCCGATCGAAGGAACACGTATGACTGCCATGGGGCAGGCCAATGCGCTGGCAGTATTAGCGGTTGCGGAAAAAGGCGCTTTTCTGCACGCACCTGATATGTATATGGAAAAACTGGTTGTAGGCCCTGGCGCTAAAGATACCATCGACCTGAATCTGCCTTTGACAGAAAACCTCAAGCGTATTGCGTTAAAACTCAATAAGCCACTGCCTGAGCTGACAGTGATTACCTTAGCTAAACCGCGTCACGATAAAGTGATTGAAGAGATGCAGCAGCTTGGCGTTCGGGTATTTGCTATTCCTGACGGCGATGTCGCTGCGTCCATTCTGACCTGTATGCCGGACAGCGAAGTTGACGTTATGTATGGCATTGGTGGCGCACCGGAAGGGGTTATTTCCGCTGCGGTTATTCGCGCACTGGATGGCGATATGCAATCCCGCCTGTTGGCCCGTCATCAGGTAAAAGGCGACAGCGAAGAAAACCGCCGTATTGGCGAGCAAGAACTGGCGCGCTGTAAACAAATGGGAATTGACGCAGGTAAAGTGCTCAAGCTGGGAGAAATGGCCCGCAACGACAATATCATCTTCTCTGCTACCGGCATCACTAAAGGTGACTTACTCAATGGCATTCAGCGTACCGGCAATATGGCAACTACCGAAACGCTGATGATTCGCGGTAAATCTCGTACCATTCGTCGTATTCAGTCAATTCACTATCTGGACCGTAAAGATCCGGCGCTGTGTGATATTTTGCTGTAA
- the glpK gene encoding glycerol kinase GlpK: MTTEQKYIVALDQGTTSSRAVVLDHDANIIGVSQREFTQIYPHAGWVEHDPMEIWATQSAVLVEVLAQTGISSDEVAAIGITNQRETTIVWDKATGKPIYNAIVWQCRRTASICEQLKKEGMTDYIRENTGLVVDPYFSGTKVKWILDHVEGARDRAKRGELLFGTVDTWLVWNMTQGRTHVTDYTNASRTMLFNIKTLQWDERMLEVLDIPREMLPEVRPSSEIYGKTNIGGKGGTRIPISGMAGDQQAALFGHLCVQSGMAKNTYGTGCFLLMNTGKEVVKSEHGLLTTIACGPRGEVNYALEGAVFIGGASIQWLRDELKLFTDAMDSEYFATKVKDSNGVYVVPAFTGLGAPYWDPYARGAILGLTRGVNSNHIIRATLESIAYQTRDVLDAMQADAGTRLKALRVDGGAVSNNFLMQFQSDILGTSVERPAVREVTALGAAYLAGLAVGFWSDLDEVKSKADIERVFKPGIETTERNYRYKGWQKAVERARDWEEHDE; encoded by the coding sequence ATGACGACTGAGCAAAAATACATTGTCGCCCTCGATCAGGGAACCACAAGTTCACGAGCGGTGGTATTAGACCACGATGCCAACATTATCGGCGTATCACAGCGTGAATTCACCCAAATCTACCCACATGCAGGTTGGGTAGAACATGACCCAATGGAAATTTGGGCAACCCAAAGTGCAGTACTGGTTGAAGTACTGGCGCAAACGGGTATCAGTTCTGATGAAGTTGCCGCTATCGGTATTACTAACCAGCGTGAAACTACTATCGTCTGGGATAAGGCTACTGGTAAACCTATTTATAACGCTATCGTTTGGCAGTGCCGCAGAACCGCCAGTATTTGTGAGCAGTTAAAGAAAGAAGGAATGACCGACTATATCCGTGAAAATACCGGTCTGGTCGTCGACCCTTACTTCTCAGGCACCAAAGTAAAATGGATTCTGGACCATGTAGAAGGCGCTCGCGACCGTGCTAAACGCGGCGAGTTGCTGTTTGGTACCGTGGATACCTGGCTGGTATGGAATATGACTCAGGGCCGTACCCACGTCACTGACTATACCAACGCCTCCCGTACCATGCTGTTCAATATTAAAACCCTGCAATGGGATGAGCGCATGCTGGAAGTGCTGGATATTCCACGGGAAATGCTGCCGGAAGTTCGCCCATCGTCTGAAATCTATGGCAAAACCAACATTGGTGGTAAAGGCGGAACGCGTATTCCAATCTCCGGTATGGCCGGCGATCAGCAGGCGGCTCTATTTGGCCACCTGTGTGTTCAATCAGGCATGGCGAAGAACACTTACGGTACTGGCTGCTTCCTGCTAATGAATACCGGTAAAGAAGTGGTTAAGTCAGAACATGGCTTGCTGACCACTATTGCCTGTGGCCCACGTGGCGAAGTGAACTATGCGCTGGAAGGTGCGGTATTTATTGGTGGAGCGTCCATCCAGTGGCTGCGCGATGAACTGAAATTGTTCACCGACGCCATGGACTCCGAATATTTCGCCACCAAAGTGAAAGACAGTAACGGCGTTTACGTTGTACCTGCATTTACTGGTTTAGGTGCACCTTACTGGGACCCATACGCTCGCGGAGCCATTCTTGGCCTGACCCGTGGCGTTAACTCAAACCACATTATCCGCGCAACGCTGGAATCTATTGCTTATCAGACTCGCGATGTACTGGACGCCATGCAGGCTGATGCCGGAACCCGTCTGAAAGCCCTGCGAGTTGATGGTGGTGCCGTCTCTAACAACTTCCTGATGCAGTTCCAGTCAGACATTCTCGGTACTTCTGTAGAACGTCCTGCGGTTCGCGAAGTCACTGCACTGGGTGCTGCTTACCTTGCCGGCCTGGCGGTTGGTTTCTGGAGCGATCTGGATGAAGTGAAGAGCAAAGCAGACATCGAGCGCGTGTTTAAACCAGGCATTGAAACCACCGAACGTAACTATCGTTACAAAGGCTGGCAGAAGGCTGTAGAGCGCGCCCGTGATTGGGAAGAACATGACGAGTAA
- a CDS encoding MIP/aquaporin family protein, protein MSQNSGPTLKGQCIAEFLGTGLFLFFGIGCVAALKVAGASFGQWEISIIWGLAVALGVYLTAGVSGAHLNPAVTIALWLFACFDRKKVIPYILSQVAGAFCGAAMVYALYFSLFYEVEAAQNIVRGSVDSLSLAGTFSTYPNPAINVFQAFCVEVVISATLLALILALTDDGNGVPRGSLGPLLIGILVAVIGASMGPLTGFAMNPARDFGPKLFAYFAGWGNIALTGGRDIPYFIIPILGPIIGGCLGAWGYKVFIGGNLPCEACAIEDKE, encoded by the coding sequence ATGAGCCAAAATTCTGGCCCTACTTTAAAAGGGCAATGTATTGCTGAATTTCTTGGTACGGGACTGTTTCTTTTTTTTGGTATCGGTTGTGTTGCTGCACTAAAAGTTGCCGGTGCCAGTTTTGGACAATGGGAAATTAGTATTATCTGGGGTCTGGCGGTGGCGCTGGGCGTTTACTTAACCGCGGGCGTATCCGGTGCTCACCTGAATCCGGCCGTTACCATTGCTCTATGGCTATTTGCCTGCTTCGATCGTAAAAAAGTTATCCCTTATATTCTCTCACAAGTTGCCGGCGCATTTTGCGGTGCGGCAATGGTATATGCACTTTACTTCAGCCTGTTTTACGAAGTAGAAGCCGCTCAAAATATTGTCAGGGGCAGCGTAGATAGCCTGTCACTGGCAGGTACCTTCTCTACTTACCCAAACCCAGCCATTAACGTCTTCCAGGCATTTTGCGTGGAAGTGGTAATTTCTGCCACCCTGTTAGCGTTAATTCTGGCCTTAACCGATGACGGTAACGGTGTGCCACGTGGTTCACTGGGGCCATTGCTGATCGGTATTCTGGTTGCGGTTATTGGTGCATCAATGGGCCCATTAACCGGTTTCGCCATGAACCCGGCCCGTGACTTTGGTCCAAAACTGTTCGCCTATTTCGCTGGCTGGGGTAACATCGCCCTCACTGGTGGAAGAGACATCCCTTATTTTATTATCCCAATTTTGGGGCCAATTATCGGTGGCTGCCTGGGTGCATGGGGCTATAAGGTATTTATCGGTGGTAATTTACCCTGTGAAGCCTGCGCTATCGAAGATAAAGAATAA
- the zapB gene encoding cell division protein ZapB, producing MSFEVFEKLEAKVQQAIDTITLLQMEIEELKEKNNSLTREIETSANGRESLVNENAQLKQEQQAWQERLRLLLGKMDEV from the coding sequence ATGTCATTTGAAGTATTCGAAAAACTGGAAGCTAAGGTCCAACAGGCCATTGATACCATTACCCTGTTGCAGATGGAAATTGAAGAGCTGAAAGAAAAAAATAACTCTTTAACCCGTGAAATTGAAACGTCTGCTAACGGCCGCGAGTCATTAGTGAACGAAAACGCTCAGTTGAAGCAAGAACAACAAGCCTGGCAGGAGCGTTTACGTCTTCTGTTGGGTAAAATGGATGAAGTTTAA